Proteins encoded by one window of Arachis hypogaea cultivar Tifrunner chromosome 1, arahy.Tifrunner.gnm2.J5K5, whole genome shotgun sequence:
- the LOC112805275 gene encoding E3 ubiquitin-protein ligase At1g63170 isoform X1, with protein MAATPSSNRSPDDFTVDQTPLIANSNGGGGGGESNSGRRFVRRQSLRQAARFLRQGSGRRSMREPSMVVRETAAAQLEERQSDWAYSKPVVVLDVLWNFAFVVAGVAVLVLSRNESPNAPLRLWILGYAAQCIVHVACVCVEYRRRRRRTEQQQQSTSDVVQGVDGVGVGGSGDLSSGSMEGSGHYLTLAQFDEDGTSMAKHLESANTMFSFIWWVVGFYWVSASGQDLTQEAPLLYWLCIVFLGFDVFFVVFCIALACIIGIAVCCCLPCIIALLYAVADQARASKEDIEQLSKFKFQRNENNEKLTDNTQGSAGGVMIECRVDSPIEHVLSDEDAECCICLSAYEDGVDLRQLPCGHHFHCACVDKWLYINATCPLCKYNILKSSRSAQEEV; from the exons ATGGCGGCGACACCGTCGTCGAACCGTTCCCCCGACGACTTCACCGTCGATCAAACGCCGCTAATCGCGAACTCTAACGGCGGCGGTGGTGGAGGCGAATCGAACTCCGGCCGCAGATTCGTTCGGCGGCAGAGCCTCCGCCAGGCTGCGCGGTTTCTCCGGCAGGGGAGCGGGCGTAGGTCGATGCGGGAGCCGTCGATGGTGGTGAGGGAGACGGCGGCGGCGCAGCTGGAGGAGCGGCAGAGCGATTGGGCGTACTCGAAGCCGGTGGTGGTGCTCGACGTCCTCTGGAACTTCGCGTTCGTGGTGGCAGGCGTCGCTGTGCTAGTCCTGAGCCGGAACGAGTCGCCAAACGCGCCGCTGAGGTTGTGGATCTTAGGGTACGCGGCGCAGTGCATTGTCCACGTGGCGTGCGTGTGCGTTGAGTatcggaggaggaggaggaggacggaGCAGCAGCAGCAGAGCACGAGCGACGTCGTTCAAGGTGTTGATGGAGTTGGCGTCGGGGGAAGTGGAGATTTAAGCTCCGGTTCCATGGAAGGTTCTGGACACTATTTGACATTGGCTCAATTCGATGAGGACGGCACAAG CATGGCAAAGCATTTGGAATCAGCCAACACAATGTTTTCCTTTATTTGGTGGGTTGTTGGGTTCTATTGGGTATCAGCTAGTGGTCAAGACTTAACCCAAGAGGCTCCTCTGCTTTATTG GTTATGTATAGTCTTCCTGGGTTTCGATGTTTTCTTTGTCGTTTTCTGCATTGCACTGGCATGCATCATTGGTATTGCTGTTTGCTGTTGTCTTCCGTGCATCATTGCACTTCTATATGCAGTTGCAGACCAGGCAA GGGCATCCAAAGAAGATATTGAGCAGTTGTCGAAATTCAAATTCCAAAGGAATGAAAACAATGAGAAACTCACTGATAATACACAAGGATCTGCTGGGGGAGTAATGATAGAATGCCGAGTTGATTCACCTATTGAACATGTTCTTTCTGACGAGGATGCG GAATGTTGCATCTGCCTTTCTGCTTATGAGGATGGTGTTGATCTAAGACAACTTCCCTGTGGTCACCATTTTCACTGTGCTTGTGTGGACAAATGGCTATACATTAATGCTACCTGCCCCCTCTGCAAGTATAATATCCTAAAAAGTAGCAGAAGTGCTCAAGAGGAAGTGTAG
- the LOC112805275 gene encoding E3 ubiquitin-protein ligase At1g63170 isoform X2 has translation MAATPSSNRSPDDFTVDQTPLIANSNGGGGGGESNSGRRFVRRQSLRQAARFLRQGSGRRSMREPSMVVRETAAAQLEERQSDWAYSKPVVVLDVLWNFAFVVAGVAVLVLSRNESPNAPLRLWILGYAAQCIVHVACVCVEYRRRRRRTEQQQQSTSDVVQGVDGVGVGGSGDLSSGSMEGSGHYLTLAQFDEDGTSMAKHLESANTMFSFIWWVVGFYWVSASGQDLTQEAPLLYWLCIVFLGFDVFFVVFCIALACIIGIAVCCCLPCIIALLYAVADQEGASKEDIEQLSKFKFQRNENNEKLTDNTQGSAGGVMIECRVDSPIEHVLSDEDAECCICLSAYEDGVDLRQLPCGHHFHCACVDKWLYINATCPLCKYNILKSSRSAQEEV, from the exons ATGGCGGCGACACCGTCGTCGAACCGTTCCCCCGACGACTTCACCGTCGATCAAACGCCGCTAATCGCGAACTCTAACGGCGGCGGTGGTGGAGGCGAATCGAACTCCGGCCGCAGATTCGTTCGGCGGCAGAGCCTCCGCCAGGCTGCGCGGTTTCTCCGGCAGGGGAGCGGGCGTAGGTCGATGCGGGAGCCGTCGATGGTGGTGAGGGAGACGGCGGCGGCGCAGCTGGAGGAGCGGCAGAGCGATTGGGCGTACTCGAAGCCGGTGGTGGTGCTCGACGTCCTCTGGAACTTCGCGTTCGTGGTGGCAGGCGTCGCTGTGCTAGTCCTGAGCCGGAACGAGTCGCCAAACGCGCCGCTGAGGTTGTGGATCTTAGGGTACGCGGCGCAGTGCATTGTCCACGTGGCGTGCGTGTGCGTTGAGTatcggaggaggaggaggaggacggaGCAGCAGCAGCAGAGCACGAGCGACGTCGTTCAAGGTGTTGATGGAGTTGGCGTCGGGGGAAGTGGAGATTTAAGCTCCGGTTCCATGGAAGGTTCTGGACACTATTTGACATTGGCTCAATTCGATGAGGACGGCACAAG CATGGCAAAGCATTTGGAATCAGCCAACACAATGTTTTCCTTTATTTGGTGGGTTGTTGGGTTCTATTGGGTATCAGCTAGTGGTCAAGACTTAACCCAAGAGGCTCCTCTGCTTTATTG GTTATGTATAGTCTTCCTGGGTTTCGATGTTTTCTTTGTCGTTTTCTGCATTGCACTGGCATGCATCATTGGTATTGCTGTTTGCTGTTGTCTTCCGTGCATCATTGCACTTCTATATGCAGTTGCAGACCAG GAAGGGGCATCCAAAGAAGATATTGAGCAGTTGTCGAAATTCAAATTCCAAAGGAATGAAAACAATGAGAAACTCACTGATAATACACAAGGATCTGCTGGGGGAGTAATGATAGAATGCCGAGTTGATTCACCTATTGAACATGTTCTTTCTGACGAGGATGCG GAATGTTGCATCTGCCTTTCTGCTTATGAGGATGGTGTTGATCTAAGACAACTTCCCTGTGGTCACCATTTTCACTGTGCTTGTGTGGACAAATGGCTATACATTAATGCTACCTGCCCCCTCTGCAAGTATAATATCCTAAAAAGTAGCAGAAGTGCTCAAGAGGAAGTGTAG